A region from the Triticum aestivum cultivar Chinese Spring chromosome 3D, IWGSC CS RefSeq v2.1, whole genome shotgun sequence genome encodes:
- the LOC123078753 gene encoding uncharacterized protein produces the protein MACSFSPSSATRLQAVDAAAVKNARVPLKASVSPAPRSLGGCRAARQEFEGATQDPSVSVSSARTQLDLLEQLTSSSTPNGTENDTATETRVLTTIREQLVELYGDRGGEFTFTLPLGKRLREGLKTLNTLTVSQRRNIKRQAMLTKVSGRNDSVFFATVGAFVLVPPIAILAIAVLTGYVQLLP, from the exons ATGGCGTGCAGCTTCTCCCCTTCCTCCGCCACGCGGCTCCAGGCGGTGGACGCGGCGGCCGTGAAGAACGCAAGGGTTCCCCTCAAGGCGTCCGTCTCGCCCGCGCCGAGATCGCTGGGCGGCTGCAGGGCTGCCCGCCAGGAATTCGAGGGCGCGACACAGGATCCAAGCGTCTCAG TTTCTTCGGCACGCACCCAGTTGGATCTCCTGGAGCAACTGACGTCGTCCTCCACACCTAATGGCACCG AGAATGACACCGCTACGGAAACCCGTGTGCTCACTACCATCCGTGAGCAGCTGGTAGAGCTGTACGGTGACAGGGGAGGCGAATTCACATTCACCCTCCCGTTGGGCAAGAGGCTCAGGGAAGGCCTCAAGACCCTCAACACCCTCACCGTCTCACAGAGAAGGAACATCAAGAGGCAAGCCATGCTCACCAAGGTTAGCGGGAGGAACGACTCGGTCTTCTTCGCGACTGTCGGTGCATTCGTCCTCGTGCCGCCTATCGCCATTTTAGCCATAGCTGTCTTAACTGGTTATGTCCAGCTCTTGCCATGA
- the LOC123078752 gene encoding cytochrome b561 domain-containing protein At4g18260: MLVPGRRRLLVLCTSFVVLSLLTLPSDGSSNSTEDLNQGRNKTGHPLELTPRTAFQLKLHALFHWSSFGLLMPVGILLVRMSSKSKSGRCSRVLFYCHVISQIAAVLLATGGAALSLMNFENSFSNSHQRVGLALYGFMWLQPIIGFFRPERGVKGRSLWFFFHWLLGIAVCATGIVNVYSGLRTYHERTARSVSLWTGLLTVEISFLAFFYLLIDRWSYMIKQGRLPVEQLRPNDNHRTYPTTLRKELGMVQE; encoded by the exons ATGCTGGTGCCCGGGAGAAGACGACTGCTCGTTCTGTGCACTTCTTTTGTGGTTCTTTCGCTTCTCACGCTGCCGTCCGATGGCTCGTCAAATTCCACGGAGGATCTCAATCAAGGCCGCAACAAGACCGGGCATCCTCTCGAG ttGACGCCTAGAACAGCATTTCAGCTCAAGCTGCACGCATTGTTCCACTGGTCTTCTTTCGGTCTCTTGATGCCTGTAGGGATACTGCTGGTCAGAATGTCGAGCAAGTCGAAAAGCGGCAGATGCAGCAGAGTGCTCTTCTATTGCCATGTCATTTCTCAG ATCGCAGCCGTACTTCTTGCTACTGGCGGCGCGGCTCTGTCCTTGATGAACTTCGAGAACTCCTTCAGTAACAGTCACCAGAGAGTAGGATTGGCATTGTACGGATTCATGTGGCTTCAGCCAATCATCGGTTTCTTCAGACCAGAAAG AGGTGTCAAGGGAAGAAGCCTGTGGTTCTTCTTCCACTGGCTTCTCGGCATCGCAGTTTGCGCCACTGGCATCGTAAACGTCTACTCTGGCCTCCGCACGTACCACGAGAGAACCGCCAGGAGCGTGAGCCTTTGGACCGGCCTCCTTACAGTTGAGATCTCCTTCCTAGCTTTTTTCTACCTCTTGATAGATAGGTGGAGCTACATGATCAAGCAAGGACGCCTCCCGGTCGAGCAGCTAAGACCGAACGATAATCACAGGACCTATCCTACAACTCTTCGGAAAGAGCTGGGCATGGTGCAAGAGTGA